From Lycium ferocissimum isolate CSIRO_LF1 chromosome 12, AGI_CSIRO_Lferr_CH_V1, whole genome shotgun sequence, one genomic window encodes:
- the LOC132039945 gene encoding NAC domain-containing protein 100-like has product MEENLPPGFRFHPTDEELITYYLTNKVSDFSFTARAIADVDLNKSEPWDLPAKASMGEKEWYFFSLKDRKYPTGLRTNRATEAGYWKTTGKDKEIFRGGTGVLVGMKKTLVFYRGRAPKGEKTNWVMHEYRLESRLGFKPSKEEWVVCRVFQKSSTVKKPQPTSSSPQSQESPCDTNYTIANELGDIELPFNFNCLATPSSGINNISLHNYNNENVNINLAAATREAAANTLPLLPWSSSLLSSNLSSVNSLLFRALQLRGYSPRDQAATNTTHDYSFMPPQENITTQFGNDFISAPSSSMVLDNSVQQQQQEQPCKLDCNIW; this is encoded by the exons atggaggaaaatcttCCTCCAGGGTTCAGGTTTCATCCCACAGATGAAGAACTCATCACTTATTATCTGACTAACAAAGTTTCTGATTTCAGTTTCACTGCTAGAGCTATTGCTGATGTTGATCTCAACAAGTCTGAGCCTTGGGACCTCCCTG CAAAAGCGTCAATGGGAGAAAAGGAATGGTATTTCTTTAGCCTAAAAGATAGAAAGTACCCAACAGGGCTTCGAACAAACAGAGCTACAGAAGCAGGCTACTGGAAAACAACAGGGAAGGACAAGGAGATATTCCGTGGTGGAACCGGAGTTCTTGTTGGGAtgaagaaaaccctagttttctaCAGAGGAAGAGCTCCTAAGGGTGAGAAAACCAATTGGGTTATGCATGAATACAGACTTGAATCAAGACTtggtttcaaaccatccaaG GAGGAATGGGTGGTTTGTAGGGTGTTCCAGAAGAGTTCAACTGTGAAGAAGCCACAGCCAACATCATCTTCCCCACAATCCCAAGAGTCTCCTTGTGACACTAATTACACTATAGCAAATGAGCTTGGAGACATTGAGCTGCCATTTAATTTCAACTGCCTAGCCACTCCATCAAGTGGGATCAACAATATTTCCTTGCATAATTACAACAACGAGAACGTGAACATCAACTTGGCTGCTGCAACAAGAGAAGCAGCAGCAAACACTCTTCCATTACTGCCTTGGTCTTCAAGCTTGTTAAGCTCTAATCTTTCATCAGTCAATTCTTTGCTTTTTAGGGCTCTACAGTTAAGGGGTTATTCACCAAGAGATCAAGCTGCTACAAATACTACTCATGATTACTCATTTATGCCACCACAGGAGAATATTACTACTCAGTTTGGAAATGATTTTATTAGTGCACCTTCTTCATCTATGGTGTTGGATAATTCTGTCCAGCAGCAACAGCAGGAGCAACCGTGCAAATTGGACTGCAATATTTGGTGA